A region from the Pseudopipra pipra isolate bDixPip1 chromosome 8, bDixPip1.hap1, whole genome shotgun sequence genome encodes:
- the EXOSC1 gene encoding exosome complex component CSL4 isoform X2, whose translation MAPPSRYCVPGERLCSTEEATAGSGTYTRHGFIFSSLAGCLERRSEDSGVCSINSRFAKVHILYVGSTPLKSTFRGTIRREDIRATEKDKVEVYKSFRPSDIVLAKVISLGDAQSNYLLSTAENELGVVVARSEAGVQMVPISWCEMQCPRTHTKEFRKVARVQPQFLQT comes from the exons ATGGCGCCCCCCTCGCGGTACTGCGTCCCTG GTGAGCGGCTGTGCAGCACGGAGGAGGCCACGGCTGGCAGCGGCACCTACACCCGGCACGGCTTCATCTTCTCCTCGCTGGCCGGCTGCCTGGAGCGGAGGAGCGAGGACAGCGGG GTCTGCAGCATTAACTCTCGCTTTGCCAAGGTGCACATCCTGTACGTTGGCTCCACGCCACTGAAATCCACCTTCCGAGGGACCATACG GAGAGAAGATATCCGAGCCACGGAGAAGGATAAG GTAGAAGTGTACAAGAGCTTCCGCCCCAGTGACATCGTCCTGGCCAAAGTT ATCTCCCTGGGGGACGCGCAGTCCAACTACCTGCTTAGCACGGCCGAGAACGAGCTGGGCGTGGTGGTGGCACGCAGTGAAGCAG GGGTGCAGATGGTGCCCATCAGCTGGTGTGAAATGCAGTGCCCACGGACACACACCAAGGAGTTCCGTAAGGTGGCCCGGGTGCAGCCCCAGTTCCTGCAGACGTAG
- the RRP12 gene encoding RRP12-like protein, whose product MVAGAGSGRGGKGAGARGTGPSMARSGRLRSGAAAKLKRWRKGHSSDCNPETRQHRLAARSRFCSRPAEKSNLTVDAVKLHNELQSGSLRLGRESDSAQLHMEGDDTAEVATEKSSGTFLSGLSDCTNVTFSKVQRFWESNSAAHKEICAVLAAVTEVIRSRGGRESETEYFAALMTTLEAVESPESLSAVAYLLNLVLKRVPSPVLIKKFSDASKAFMSIVSSQACSSSTSALRWVLSCLATLLRKQDLAAWSYPVTLQVYHGLLSFCVHTKPKVRKAAQYGVCSVLRGSEFMFGDAAPENHPAAPSTAKFCVQEIEKAGGTKEATTTLHVLALLRDVLPCFPAAMVKTCCETLLRVMTLSHVLVTACAMQAFHSLFSAQASVACLPAELNAQIITALYDYVPSTNDLQPLLTWLSTMERAHINLGRLQKDLCWAHLPRLFSAAMNCFLSSHSQVVSAAAQTLEILLSECIAPHMEDLGTVSASAPAPAAYLCKMFKSVEEGLTYRFHAAWDEVLRVLEVFFETCGKQCHPIMRKCLRSLCDLRLSPHFPYTAEVDQAVGAAVSTMGPEVLLEAVPLEIDGKEETLDFPRSWLLPVLRDYVQGTRLGFFTSYFLPLAAALKNRAQEFTQAGKSVEAKLYDTLQWQVWTLLPGFCTHPTDVLGAFKGLARTLGMAISERPDLRPTVCQALRTLIHKGCETDAERAEVGRFAKNFLPILFNVYSQPEEDGGSSAQRRSVLDTVRAYLTITDPQMVCGFLEKASAKLTSPESSEFARLSILDLVVAMAPYADEQSLDSLYRTIQPSLQSKERSVQKKAYRVLEEVCAAPHAPCQAFVRSHLQDLQTALLDSLKSAASPAKRPRLKCLFHIVKQLSAEHEPFVTALVPEVILCTKEVSVGARKNAFMLLVEMGHAFIRFGPNPEEAMQRFLLLIYVGLTGSVTMISCTVLALTRLFFEFKDHLEFSVVEQLLQNICLLLASRTRDVVKAALGFLKVTLLLVDTKLLAKHVQAMLEAVGNLSDDMRRHFRMKLRNLFIKFIRKFGFELVKGLLPPEYHKVLVNIRKAEARNRKQRALKRAAADTDEEEAPPAQPRGDSMEEILADSEDEEEEEEERHRSKERRKQARHKGQAWLKEGEEDEPLNFLDPNVSQRVLATKPGLKQSRGVSHDFQMSEDGRLIIHEEEEEMDDDEAKGADEEMADVLQDVGLRSKKNQKRRFREEPDDEEAEAGTYSQYRAGGSGIHRPLNKEPAFGAEYRSKKGKGDVKKKGQLDPYAYIPLNRAKLNRRKRAKMQGQFKGLMKGAQRGAKAGRRNRVKSQRS is encoded by the exons ATGGTGGCAGGCGCCGGAAGCGGAAGGGGCGGGAAGGGAGCGGGCGCACGTGGAACTGGGCCCAGCATGGCGCGGAGCGGGCGGCTCCGCTCGGGGGCCGCGGCCAAGCTCAAGCGGTGGCGGAAGGGCCACAGCAGCGACTGCAACCCCGAGACCCGTCAGCACCGCTTGGCCGCCCGGAGCCGCTTCTGCAGTCGGCCCGCGG AGAAAAGCAACTTAACGGTGGATGCGGTGAAGCTGCACAATGAGCTGCAGTCGGGGTCCCTGCGCCTGGGGCGGGAAAGCGACAGCGCTCAGCTCCACATGGAGGGCGATGACACTGCGGAGGTGGCCACGGAGAAGTCCTCTGGCACCTTCTTGAGTGGGCTGAGCGACTGTACTAACGTCACCTTCAGCAAGGTGCAGCGCTTCTGGGAGTCCAACTCCGCCGCTCACAAAGAG ATCTGCGCCGTGCTGGCGGCTGTGACAGAGGTGATCCGCTCCCGCGGGGGCAGGGAGAGCGAGACTGAGTACTTTGCCGCACTG ATGACCACACTGGAGGCAGTGGAGTCCCCTGAGTCACTGTCTGCTGTCGCCTACCTGCTTAACCTTGTCCTAAAGCG GGTCCCAAGCCCTGTTCTTATTAAAAAGTTCTCAGACGCCTCAAAAGCCTTCATGAGTATTGTGTCCTCACAGGCCTGCAGCAGCTCTACCTCTGCCCTACGTTGG GTTCTCTCTTGCCTGGCCACGCTGCTGCGGAAGCAGGACCTGGCAGCCTGGAGCTACCCTGTCACCCTCCAGGTCTATCATGGCTTGCTGAGTTTCTGTGTCCATACTAAGCCCAAG GTGCGGAAAGCAGCACAGTATGGTGTGTGCTCTGTCCTGAGGGGCAGCGAGTTCATGTTTGGCGATGCAGCCCCTGAGAATCACCCCGCGGCACCCTCCACTGCCAAGTTCTGTGTGCAGGAGATTgaaaaagctggag gtACCAAGGAGGCCACCACTACCCTGCATGTCCTTGCCCTGTTGCGGGACGTACTGCCCTGCTTCCCTGCGGCCATGGTCAAGACCTGCTGTGAGACCTTGCTCCGTGTCATGACCCTCAGCCATGTG CTGGTGACAGCGTGTGCCATGCAAGCCTTCCACAGCCTCTTCAGCGCCCAGGCCAGTGTGGCCTGCCTGCCGGCCGAGCTCAACGCCCAGATCATCACC gccctctATGACTACGTGCCCAGCACAAATGacctgcagccactgctgacCTGGCTGTCCACCATGGAGCGGGCACACATCAACCTGGGCAG GCTGCAGAAGGACCTGTGCTGGGCTCACCTGCCCAGGCTCTTctctgctgccatgaactgcTTCCTCTCCTCACACTCCCAGGTGGTGTCAGCAGCGGCACAGACCCTGGAG ATCCTCCTGAGCGAGTGTATTGCTCCCCACATGGAGGACCTGGGCACTGTCTCTGCatctgccccagcccctgctgcctaCTTGTGCAAGATGTTCAA ATCAGTGGAGGAAGGGCTGACATACCGTTTCCATGCAGCGTGGGACGAGGTGCTGCGGGTGCTGGAGGTCTTCTTCGAGACGTGTGGGAAGCAGTGCCATCCCATCATGAGAAAG TGTCTCCGGTCGCTGTGTGACCTGCGTCTCTCCCCACACTTTCCCTACACCGCTGAAGTGGACCAGGCAGTGGGGGCTGCGGTGAGCACCATGGGCCCTGAGGTGCTGCTGGAAGCCGTGCCCCTGGAGATTGATGGCAAGGA ggagaCACTGGATTTCCCCCGCAGCTGGCTCCTGCCGGTGCTGCGGGACTATGTGCAGGGAACGCGGCTCGGCTTCTTCACCAGCTACTTCTTGCCCTTGGCAGCTGCCCTGAAAAACAGAG CCCAGGAGTTTACACAGGCTGGGAAGAGTGTGGAGGCCAAGCTCTACGACACGCTGCAGTGGCAG GTCTGGACTCTGCTGCCTGGCTTCTGCACCCACCCCACAGATGTGCTGGGGGCCTTCAAGGGGCTGGCCCGCACCCTGGGCATGGCTATCAGCGAGCGCCCAGACCTCCGCCCCACCGTGTGCCAGGCCTTGCGCACCCTCATCCACAAAGGCTGCGAGACAG ATGCGGAGCGGGCAGAAGTGGGTCGCTTTGCCAAAAATTTCCTGCCCATCCTGTTCAACGTGTACAGCCAGCCTGAGGAGGATGGGGGCAGCAGTGCTCAGCGCCGCTCCGTGCTGGACACTGTCCGTGCTTACCTGACCATCACCGACCCCCAG ATGGTGTGTGGGTTTCTGGAGAAAGCCAGTGCGAAGCTGACCAGTCCTGAGAGCTCTGAGTTTGCCAG ACTCTCCATCCTGGATCTGGTAGTGGCAATGGCACCCTACGCTGATGAGCAGTCCCTGGACTCCCTGTACCGCACCATCCAGCCTTCCCTCCAG agcaaAGAGCGCAGCGTGCAGAAGAAGGCATACCGTGTGCTGGAGGAGGTGTGCGCCGCTCCCCATGCTCCCTGCCAGGCCTTTGTCCGCTCCCATCTGCAGGACCTGCAGACAGCACTCCTGGACTCGCTCAAGAGCGCAGCATCCCCAGCCAAGAGA CCCCGGCTGAAATGCCTGTTCCACATTGTGAAGCAGCTTTCTGCAGAGCACGAACCTTTCGTCACTGCCCTTGTCCCAGAG gtcaTCCTATGCACCAAGGAGGTCTCGGTGGGGGCCCGCAAGAATGCCTTCATGCTGCTTGTGGAGATGGGGCATGCATTCATCCGCTTTGGGCCCAACCCTGAAG AGGCCATGCAGCGGTTCCTGCTCCTGATCTACGTGGGGCTCACTGGCTCAGTCACCATGATCAGCTGCACCGTGCTGGCACTGACCCGCCTGTTCTTTGAGTTCAAAG ATCACCTGGAGTTCAGTGTggtggagcagctcctgcagaacatCTGCTTGCTGCTGGCCTCCCGCACACGGGATGTGGTGAAGGCGGCCCTGGGCTTCCTCAAGGTCACACTACTGCTGGTGGACACCAAGCTGCTGGCCAAGCATGTGCAGGCAATG CTGGAGGCCGTGGGGAACCTTTCAGATGACATGAGACGCCACTTTCGTATGAAGCTGCGAAACCTCTTTATCAAGTTCATCCGCAAGTTCGG CTTCGAGCTGGTGAAGGGGCTGCTGCCACCTGAGTACCATAAGGTGCTGGTGAACATCCGCAAGGCAGAAGCCCGGAACCGCAAGCAGCGCGCCCTGAAGCGGGCGGCTGCAGATACGGATGAGGAGGAGgcaccaccagcacagcccagaggAGACAG CATGGAGGAGATCCTGGCTGACTcggaggatgaggaggaggaagaggaggaacgGCATCGAAGTAAGGAGCGGAGGAAGCAAGCACGGCATAAGGGCCAGGCCTGGCtgaaggaaggggaagaggatgAGCCCCTCAACTTCCTGGACCCCAATGTGTCCCAGCGGGTGCTGG CCACCAAGCCAGGCCTCAAGCAGTCCAGAGGAGTGAGCCACGACTTCCAGATGTCTGAGGACGGACGCCTGATCATCcatgaagaggaggaggaaatggaCGATGATGAAGCCAAAG GAGCAGACGAGGAGATGGCAGATGTGCTGCAAGATGTGGGTCTCCGCAGT aagaaaaaccaGAAGCGTCGGTTCAGAGAAGAGCCAGATGATGAGGAAGCCGAGGCTGGAACCTACTCTCAGTACAGAG CTGGAGGCTCTGGGATCCACCGTCCACTGAACAAGGAGCCAGCCTTCGGTGCAGAGTACAGATCCAAG AAAGGTAAAGGCGACGTGAAGAAGAAGGGCCAGCTTGACCCTTATGCCTACATCCCCCTGAACAGAGCTAAACTCAACAGAAG GAAGCGGGCAAAAATGCAGGGCCAGTTCAAGGGCCTTATGAAGGGAGCTCAGCGTGGGGCCAAAGCCGGCCGCAGGAACCGAGTGAAGTCCCAGCGCTCCTGA
- the PGAM1 gene encoding phosphoglycerate mutase 1, with the protein MAAAYRLVLVRHGESAWNLENRFSGWYDADLSPAGQQEARRGGEALRDAGYEFDICFTSVQKRAIRTLWTVLDAIDQMWVPVIRTWRLNERHYGALTGLNKAETAAKHGEAQVKIWRRSYDIPPPPMQSDHPFYSTIAKDRRYADLTEDQLPTCESLKDTIARALPFWNEEIAPQIKEGKRVLIAAHGNSLRGIVKHLEGMSEEAIMELNLPTGIPIVYELDKNLKPVKPMKFLGDEETVRKAMEAVAAQGKVKK; encoded by the exons ATGGCTGCCGCGTACCGGCTCGTCCTCGTCCGCCACGGCGAGAGCGCCTGGAACCTCGAGAACCGCTTCAGCGGCTGGTACGACGCCGACCTCAGCCCCGCCGGGCAGCAAGAGGCGCGGCGCGGCGGTGAAGCCCTCCGAG ATGCCGGCTACGAGTTCGACATCTGCTTCACCTCGGTGCAGAAACGGGCCATCCGTACCCTCTGGACCGTCCTGGATGCCATTGATCAGATGTGGGTGCCCGTTATCCGGACCTGGCGTCTGAACGAGAGGCACTACGGGGCTCTCACGGGTTTGAACAAGGCTGAGACAGCAGCGAAGCATGGCGAGGCGCAGGTGAAGATCTGGAGGCGCTCCTACGACATCCCTCCGCCTCCCATGCAGTCTGACCACCCTTTCTACAGCACTATTGCAAAG GACCGTCGCTACGCCGACCTGACGGAGGACCAGCTGCCGACATGCGAGAGCCTGAAGGACACCATTGCCCGGGCTCTGCCGTTCTGGAATGAGGAAATTGCCCCACAGATCAAAGAGGGCAAGCGAGTCCTTATTGCTGCCCACGGCAATAGCCTGCGTGGGATTGTCAAGCACCTGGAAG GCATGTCGGAGGAGGCCATCATGGAGCTGAACCTGCCCACTGGCATCCCCATCGTCTACGAGCTGGACAAGAACCTGAAACCTGTCAAGCCCATGAAGTTCCTGGGGGATGAGGAGACCGTGCGCAAGGCCATGGAGGCTGTTGCTGCTCAGGGCAAGGTTAAGAAgtga
- the EXOSC1 gene encoding exosome complex component CSL4 isoform X1, with product MAPPSRYCVPGERLCSTEEATAGSGTYTRHGFIFSSLAGCLERRSEDSGLPVVSVVRDSESQLLPNVGAVVTCKVCSINSRFAKVHILYVGSTPLKSTFRGTIRREDIRATEKDKVEVYKSFRPSDIVLAKVISLGDAQSNYLLSTAENELGVVVARSEAGVQMVPISWCEMQCPRTHTKEFRKVARVQPQFLQT from the exons ATGGCGCCCCCCTCGCGGTACTGCGTCCCTG GTGAGCGGCTGTGCAGCACGGAGGAGGCCACGGCTGGCAGCGGCACCTACACCCGGCACGGCTTCATCTTCTCCTCGCTGGCCGGCTGCCTGGAGCGGAGGAGCGAGGACAGCGGG CTGCCCGTGGTGTCAGTGGTCAGAGACAGTgagtcccagctcctgcccaacGTGGGGGCTGTGGTGACATGCAAG GTCTGCAGCATTAACTCTCGCTTTGCCAAGGTGCACATCCTGTACGTTGGCTCCACGCCACTGAAATCCACCTTCCGAGGGACCATACG GAGAGAAGATATCCGAGCCACGGAGAAGGATAAG GTAGAAGTGTACAAGAGCTTCCGCCCCAGTGACATCGTCCTGGCCAAAGTT ATCTCCCTGGGGGACGCGCAGTCCAACTACCTGCTTAGCACGGCCGAGAACGAGCTGGGCGTGGTGGTGGCACGCAGTGAAGCAG GGGTGCAGATGGTGCCCATCAGCTGGTGTGAAATGCAGTGCCCACGGACACACACCAAGGAGTTCCGTAAGGTGGCCCGGGTGCAGCCCCAGTTCCTGCAGACGTAG
- the EXOSC1 gene encoding exosome complex component CSL4 isoform X3, whose product MAPPSRYCVPGERLCSTEEATAGSGTYTRHGFIFSSLAGCLERRSEDSGLPVVSVVRDSESQLLPNVGAVVTCKVCSINSRFAKVHILYVGSTPLKSTFRGTIRREDIRATEKDKVEVYKSFRPSDIVLAKVISLGDAQSNYLLSTAENELGVVVARSEADGAHQLV is encoded by the exons ATGGCGCCCCCCTCGCGGTACTGCGTCCCTG GTGAGCGGCTGTGCAGCACGGAGGAGGCCACGGCTGGCAGCGGCACCTACACCCGGCACGGCTTCATCTTCTCCTCGCTGGCCGGCTGCCTGGAGCGGAGGAGCGAGGACAGCGGG CTGCCCGTGGTGTCAGTGGTCAGAGACAGTgagtcccagctcctgcccaacGTGGGGGCTGTGGTGACATGCAAG GTCTGCAGCATTAACTCTCGCTTTGCCAAGGTGCACATCCTGTACGTTGGCTCCACGCCACTGAAATCCACCTTCCGAGGGACCATACG GAGAGAAGATATCCGAGCCACGGAGAAGGATAAG GTAGAAGTGTACAAGAGCTTCCGCCCCAGTGACATCGTCCTGGCCAAAGTT ATCTCCCTGGGGGACGCGCAGTCCAACTACCTGCTTAGCACGGCCGAGAACGAGCTGGGCGTGGTGGTGGCACGCAGTGAAGCAG ATGGTGCCCATCAGCTGGTGTGA